In the Pogoniulus pusillus isolate bPogPus1 chromosome 40, bPogPus1.pri, whole genome shotgun sequence genome, GGGCTGGACGCGGCGGCGCGGGAGCGGCAGCTGCAGCGGGAGCTGCTGGccctcaagcagcagcagcagctccagaagcaGCTCCTCTTCGCCGAGTTCCAGAAGCAGCACGAGCACCTCACCCGCCAGCACGAGGTCCAGCTCCAGAAGCACCTCAAGGTGGGCTTGGGGGAGCGCTGCCGGGCGGGGGCGATGGAGCTGCTGgcgctgctgggctggggggaaggAGCCAAGGGGCATCGCTGTTTGGGGATGAAGGAGCTACTTGGGGGGCACTGGGGTGGTGGAGCCATGAGGCATCACCAGTCTGGGGTGATGGAGCTGTTGGGGGGTTGTTGGAGAGGGTGGGGCTGTGGGGCATCACCAGTGCGGGCTGATGGCGGCGGGGTGGGAGCCAGAGGTGTCACCCGTTCAGGGTGATGGAGCCACTGGGGGGAGGTTGGGGTGCCAGAGCCTTGAGGCATCAATTTCCTGGGGTGATGGAGACATTAGATGAAGgttagggtgctggagccttgctGGGGGCAGGCTGGCGGCACCCTCAGGGCTGACCCCACTGGCGGGTGGTCGCCGGGATGGGggccccacagcagcagcaggaggcgcTGGCGGCTCggcggcagcaggagctggagcagcagcggcagcggcaggaggccctggagcagcagcagcgtctggagcagctccatgCCCTGCGCACCAAGGACAAGAGCAGGGAGAGTGAGTTGGGGCCGGGGTGGTCCCGGGTGGTGGTCCTGGGCTCCCTGTGAGGCCAGGGAGGGAAGGGTGGAggtggggggcactggggactGGGCTAGTGCTGGGCTCGGGGACAGATGTGGGTGTGGCAGGCGCCGCTCGGGACCCATGCCCAcgttccctctctgctctcccactCGTGCCCATGTCCCGCCTGTGCCCCCCAGGTGCCATCGCCAGCACGGAGGTGAAGCTGAAGCTGCAGGAGTTTCTGCTCAGCAAGACGAAGGAGCCAGCTCCTGGCCCCCCCAACCattccctcccccagcaccccaaatGTTGGTAGGTGCCCCCCacaagtctcctcaaagcccctccccccctccaatCAACCCCCTCAAGCCCAGCCTGACCCCCCCCTcaaagcagagggcagggagtgaGCGGGGCAGGAGCCAGGTGTCCCAGCAGGATCTCTGccacctttccccccctttcccgaACCCCCAACACCCCCTCCCAGGGCTCACCACACCTCGTTGGACCAGAGTTCCCCCCCCCAGACCGGCAGCCCGGGCACCCCCCCGTCCTACAAGCTCCCTGCGCTGGGCACCTACGACAGCAGGGACGACTTCCCGCTCCGCAAAACCGGTGGGTGCTGGGGGGCGCGGGGGGGGCGCCGGAGCAGTGCCACGTGGCTAACGCCGGTCTTTGGGCCGGGGGCGgcgtgtgtgtgtcccccccaccGCCACTGCAGCCTCGGAACCCAACCTGAAGGTGCGGTCGCGGTTAAAACAGAAGGTGACGGAGCGCAGGAGCAGTCCCCTGCTGCGGAGGAAGGATGGCTCCGTGATCAGCgcctgccgccgccgcgcccTCGAGGTCACCGGTGAGCGCCCCCCGCCGGCGCCGGAGCCTGCCGCGCCCCGCGGGGCCGAGGGCACCGAGAGCTGCGAGGGCACCGGGAGCTGCGAGGGCACCGGGAGCGGCGAGGGCACCGGGAGCTGCGAGGGCACCGGGGGCCgtgggggtgtggggagggggctgtgctcctgccgGGTGTGTGCAGTGCttgtgccactgctcctgcctccgCAGCAGCCGTGCAGGTGCCTGTGTGCTGTTGTGCCCCGGCGGCACAGCTGGgtgctcctgtgccagcagtgcccgcGCATGCaggtcagcaggcagcaggagggcacacctgggcacaggctgccctctcAGTCTGGCTGGGCAGGCCGAGGCAGGGTGAGGCTGGTGGCAGTGCCCCCCCCGACCCCTCTGTGCCCCTCTGGTGTCCTGCAGTGTCGTCAGtctgcagcagtgccccagGCTCTGGGCCCAGCTCCCCCAACAGCTCCCACAGTGCCATCGCCGAGAATGGCTTCACCGGCTCCGTCCCCAACATCCCCGCAGAGGTAGGAGAGCTGCGGGCACACGAGTGTGCCATGGGCATGCCAGCGGGTGCTGTGAGTGTGCTTGGTGCCCAGGTGTGTGCCATGGGCGTGCCAGCAGGTGCTGTGAGCATGCCTGGTGCCCAGGTGTGTGCCATGGGCGTGCCAGTGGGTGCTGTGAGCATGCCTGGTGCCCAGGTGTGTGCCATGAGTGTCATTGCCTTGTTCCCAGCCCCGTGCCCTCGCCCTGGATGGCACAGGCCAGCTCAGCCTCTACACGTCCCCGTCCCTGCCCAACatctccctggggctgcaggcCACTGTCACTGTCACCAGCTCCCACCTCAGCGTGAGTGCCACTGGCACCGGGGACCTGGTGTGGGCTGCATAGAGGGGGTGGAGCTGGCATTCATGGAGTTAATGTGGGCACCTCGAAGGGTGGCACAGGGACAGGAGACcttacaggagggatgtggggaTCCTGCAGTGGGTGGCACAGGGACCTGGGACTCTGTAGAGGCAATTTGGAGACTTTGCAATGGGTGGCACAAGGACTTCGTACCCTTGGGGGTGATCTGGGGACCTGGCACCTCACAGGTTTGGTGTGGGAGCCCTGTAGCCCATaggggtggcacaggaacatggGACCCTAGAGGGGGATGTGGGGACCTCACGCCGGGTGGCACAGGGACTGGTGTCTCATAGCGGTGGCAtgggggcagggctgctgtggggacccagtgcccagtgccagactggggtgggagtggggcTTGGGGCAGGACCCCCAGTGTTGGGGTTCAGTATTCCCCGGGGCCGTGCTTGGGCCTCGGTTTCGCTATAGGAGAGAAGCTGAGGCACACGGGGGGGGCACCGGGAGCGCCCCTCCAATGTCGGGGGGTCCCCAGTGCCATCCTGCGTCCCGCAGGCGTCCCCCAAGCTGTCGCCGCAGGCAGAGGCCGAGCGCCCGGGGGTGGCCACCCTGCGGCCCGGGGCCACCCTCACGGGCAAGTTCCTGAGCACCTCTTCCATCCCgggctgcctgctgggggtGGCCCTGGACGGGGACCCCCCCGCCGGGCCCGCGACCCTGCTGCAGCAcgtcctgctgctggagcaagcGCGGCAGCAGAGCGCCCTCATCGCCGGTCAGTGCCGAGCCCCGAGCCCCCTGCCCTGAGCCCCGAGCCCCCTGCCCTGAGCCCCGAGCCCCCTGCCCTGagccccaagccccctgcccgAGCCCCCCGCCCGAGCCCCGAGCCCCCTGCCCGAGCCCCCTGCCCTGAGCCCCAAGCCCCCCGCCCGAGCCCCCCGCCCGAGCCCCGAGCCCCCTGCCCGAGCCCCCTGCCCCGAGCCCCGAGCCCCCTGCCCGCCCCCAGCCCCCGCCCGAGCCCTCTGCCGCTCCTGCCCCCCTCCATCCTTCACTCCCTTCCTCTCtaccttagcctcctcttctgcctcagTGCCTTCCTCTCTGtttcagcttcctcctctcctcagcttcctctcctcactttcctcttctctgcctcagcttccccttcctgcttccccttcctctgcctcagtttcccccccccggcttggtgtttgtttttcctgcccttccccccttgctttccctttccccttccctgtttCCCTGCTCTCCCAGCTGGGCCTGGGGGTGCCCGGGGCTGACTCTGGGCTCCCCGCAGTGCCCCTGCACGGGCAGTCGCCGCTGGTGAGCGGGGAGCGCGTGGGCAGCGTGCGGGCAGTGCCCAAGCTGCCTCGGCACCGGCCCCTCAGCCGCACCCAGTCCTCGCCCCTgccccagagcccccaggcccTGCCCCACGGCGCCCTCCAGCACCACTTCCTCGACAAGCAGCAGGTCCAGCTGGGGAAGGTGGGGCCATGTGGGTTGGCACTGGGTGGGCATGGGAGGCTGATGTGAGGTGGGCATGGGGCTGGTGTAAGATGGGAATGGAGTGGGTATGGAATGGGTGTGGGGTGGGAATGGAGTGGGCGTGGGGCTGGCATTGGTTGGAGATGGAGTGGGTGTGGGGCATGAATTTGGCATAGGGCTGGTGTGGGGTGGAAATGGGGTGGGTATGGGGCATAAATTTGGCATGGGGTGGGTGTGGGGTGTGGGGTTGATACTGAGTAGCTGTGGGGATGGGGTGGGTCTAGGATGGGGTTTCATGTTGGGGGGTACAGGGCATGGGGTGGGCACAGGATGGACAGAGCATGGAGATGGGGTATGGGCTGTCTGTGGCATGGCTGCTGGGCATGGGGGCATCAGGGCTGGATTTTGGGGGGACACAGGGCATGAGGTGGGCATTGGGTAGCtgtggggtgggcagagggcaggggctAGCAAAGGGCAGCCGTGGGGTGTTGGGGGCTCAGTTTGAcccctccaacccccacccatgccccacagctgctccccaaGTCAGGGGAGCTGGCACGGCCGCCCCCTACCCACCCCGAGGAGACGGAGGAGGAGCTGACAGAGCAGCAGTCACCCCCCCCGGGGGACAGGGTCCCCCCCGGGCCCCCCCTCACCATCGTGTCCCCCGATGCTGGAGACCCCCCAGAGCAGCggcaggagcctgagggctgtggaggggcctGCGAGGAGCCAGGGGAGGGTGGGGACGAGCCCGAGGGTCCCGGGGGGGTCTCTGGTGTCACCGAGCTGGGAGCCAGCTACAAGCAGGTGAGGCCTTGGTGCTGGGGGGGGCACACGGATCAATGCCAGGGTGGGGACCCCAAATGCCATCACTCCCTGTGTCTCCCCCAGACTCATGCACCAATTCCCTGCCTTGTGTGTCTCCCCCCGACGCAGGCATCCTTTGAGCATCTCTCCCCCcccattcccctccccccaggTGTTGGGGCCTGCCCCCCCCGCCCATTGCTGCAGCGATGACTCGGAGGGGGCAGTGACTcatccccccccgccccctcctccggcctcctggctctgcctccCCCGCACCTCGTCCTTGTCCCCCTCCGGCCCCATCGTGACTCATCCCCCCCCATACACTCGGACGTGGCTGCCCCTTCCTCGGTGCCCCCCCAGATCCCCTGCGTGcccaccccctcctcaccctcctGCCGGCCCAAGCCTGGGGTGGAGCCAGGGGGAGGGGACAAGGATGGGCACCTGACTCGTGCCAGGCAGCCGGAGCTGATGGGGGGGTCTGGACCCTCCCCCAAGGTGTTCCCtgaggctcagctgcagctgtaccctggcccagccctgggcatcctggcactgccccacccagcccttgcccgcACCCAGTCGTCCCCTGCCAGTGCTGGCATCAAGCCCCCTGTGCCCGATGGGCCCCCCAAGCACCTCTTCACTACAGGTATGGCACTGGGGGGCATGGTGGGCTGGAGGGAGGCTCCTTTGCCCACAGGGTGCCCTGTCTCCTAGAGCCTGTGGCCCATTGGATCCTGCTTGAGAGCATCCAGGGGTGCCCACACGCCACAGGATCTCCTGTCCCATAGGGTCCCCTACCCCTTGAgctgtccagaggtccctcagggtgcccagcagtgccagtggcCCACAGGGTGCCACTCTCCCATAGTGTTCCCCTTATGCCATTGGTGTCATGTTCCTCTgagtgcccagcagtgcccctgccCCATGAGGTGCCCTGGCTGCTATGGTGCCCAGGagtgctcctgctctctctggGGTGTCCCATCCCTCGGTGTGCCCAGAGTGCCCACATGCTGTGGGATCCTCCTGTTTTCCTGTGGCTCCTGATCACTGGAGGTGCCCAGACATCCCCTTATCCCATGGGATCCTCTTGCCCCATGGAGTGCCCCATCCCTCCGGGTGACACACAGGGGATTCCCCTGTCCCATGGGGTGCCCTGTCCCTTGaggtgcccagcagtgcccatgtCCCACAGGATTGCCCATCCCTCTGGGTGCCTCAGGTCCCTGTGTCCCACAGCTTTTCCCTGTCCCGTGGGATGCCTCAGGGTGCTCCTGATGAGGGCATCCCCTGTCCCATAgggtgcccagcagtgcccatgtCCCACAAggtgtcccctccctggggtTCCCTGTGTCCGTGGGGGCCCCGGGGTGCAGGTGGGGGCGCCGATGCCAGCCGTGCCCACTCGGTGCCCACCCCCAGGCGTGGTGTACGacaccttcatgctgaagcaCCAATGCACCTGCGGCAACACCAACGTCCACCCCGAGCACGCCGGCCGCATCCAGAGCATCTGGTCCCGGCTGCAGGAGACTGGGCTGCTGGGCAAGTGTGAGGTGAGGgcagccctgtgccctgtgcccggCCCTGTGCGGGGGTGTCCCCCCTGCCTCCTTGTGCTTTGGACTGGCACCCCACAGCTGGGAGCTTTGTGTGCCCCTGGAGCAAATGCCCAAAGTGGGGACCTGGCAGGGCAGTGCAGTTTGTGTGCACTGCTCTGGACTAAGTGGAGGAGCAGCAaaggtgccagggaggggcagGTTCGTATCTGCAGCTCAGGAACCACCACAACAGCTCTGGCACGAAGCTCACCtctgccccccctgcccccgggCACAAGGGGGTCCCGAgggcctgcagctccctccctgccctgggacCTTTGTCAGCAGTCAAGCAGcgagcaaggagcagcagagaaagggcaaagttgggctgcaggtggcagaggctgagcagcacagtgGGGGCAGAGGTGAcggtggcagtggcagcagcaggcactcgcTGCTGCGGTCGCTGTCCCCGGGGCTGGGTGTGCTCTGTCTCGTCGCGGTGCTCCTGTGCATAGTGGCCGGGGATCAGTAACAGCAGTGGGCATTTGTCATCGGGGGTGACActactgcagcacacagctactGAGCTTGCCTGTTGCAGGTGGGGTGGGCTCAACAGGAATGTTTGATGTGGGTTTGGTTAGTgacagcagaaacagtggagatgaggatgaggatggtgGTGATGGTTATGGCCTTCAGCCCAGTGCCTGCCACTGTTTATTCTAAACTCAAACTCTCCagaaaaaagtaaaaagtaCCAATTTCAGTAGAGCCTTAAACTGACAGAAGAGCTcagccctgtcccctcccctcctccccccgcgCCCTCCTCCCCCCGTCCCGGTCTCAGCGCATCCGGGGCCGGAAGGCGACGCTGGAGGAGATCCAGGCTGTGCACTCGGAGCACCACACTCTGCTCTACGGCACCAGCCCTCTCAACCGCCAGAAGCTCGACAGCAAGAAGCTGCTGGGTAGGTGCTGGCTGTTGGGGGAGGGGTCCCCCAGGTGCCTGTGTCCCCGTGAGGGGTGGGCAGGAcgcagcctgtccctgctgtccCCTCACGGCCGCGCTCTGCCCGGCAGGTCCCATCAGCCAGAAGATGTATGCGGTGCTGCCCTGCGGGGGCATTGGGGTGAGCAGGGGGGGGCTgacaagctggggagggtctcgGGTTGGGAGTTTCCTGTCCCCTGGGGTTCCCAATCCCTTGGGGTGCCAGAGGTCCCCCTGATcccagcagatcctgcctccCTTTGGGTGCTCAACAGCACCCATGGCCCCACAGGgtacccctctgccataggctgCTCTGTCCCTTGGGGTCTCCCTTGTGCCATTGGGTGCCCCATCCCTTTGGGTGCCTAGCAGTGCCCCTGACCCATGAGGTGACCATGAGGTGCTCTGTCTCTCAGAGCACCCAAGttcccctcctgctctccagggtgccccatccctgcacccaCATCCTCTGCAGTGCCCCATCCCTTGCTGTGCCCCGGGTGCAACTGTGCCACAGGATCCCCTTGTCTCCTGAGGGGGGAGGTGTGCTCCCAGTCCCTCGAGGTGCCCAGGAGTCCCTTTATCCCACGGGatccccttgccctgctgatgCCAGCGTGCCACAGGTGGACAGCGACACAGTGTGGAACGAGATGCACTCCTCCAGCGCCGTGCGCATGGCCGtgggctgcctgctggagctCTCCTTCAAGGTGGCTGCTGGCGAGATCAAGGTGAGCTGGGTTGGGTCCTTGCACACTCACTGGGGTGTGCACacttcctgctgcagcacccacgTGCGTGCCCACTTGAGAGTGAGATGGCCTCAGTGTGAGCTGCTGTGCACTCTGCTGCCGCCTTGCACTCTCCCCCGGGGCCCAGCTGATCCCTGCAGGCTTGCACAGCTCCGTGGTGTCCTGCACGGccctgctgtgagctgctgtgcagccttGCACGCTCGCCCAggtgtgcccagcagcccccacgGTGCCACACACGTGTCACACCCTCGTGCCCCTCTGTGTCCCCCCAGAACGGCTTTGCCATCATCCGCCCCCCAGGGCACCACGCCGAGGAGTCCACGGCCATGTGAGTGTGGGGACAGGGGCAGCAAGGGGAGGGGCGTGGCGGGGGCGTGGGGGTGCCCGTGGGCACCGCAGTGCTGACTGTGCCCCGTCCCCAGGGGCTTCTGCTTCTTCAACTCCGTGGCCATCTCggccaagctgctgcagcagaagctgagtGTGGGCAGGATCCTCATCGTGGACTGGGTATGGCCCCCCCGGGGATGGGGACCCCCCCGGGTGCTGGGCGCCTtgcgggccggggccggggccggctgctgagctgctgcccccGCAGGACATCCACCACGGCAACGGCACCCAGCAAGCCTTCTACAGCGACCCTGACGTCCTCTACATCTCCCTGCACCGCTACGACGACGGCAACTTCTTCCCGGGCAGCGGAGCGCCGGAGGAGgtactggggggaggggggggtcgcctgccccctgcctgccctggctgtgacACTGGGGGTCTCCCGTGgctttgcccaggtgggcagcggGCTGGGAGTGGGCTACAACATCAACATCGCCTGGACGGGTGGCGTGGACCCCCCCATCGGGGACGTGGAGTAtctcacagccttcaggtgtggggctgggggggggctcGTGTTCTGGGGGCGGGTCCTGTACCCTGAGGGCTGCCTCGGTACTCTGGGTGGGGGTCCCTGTGCCGTGGAGGAGGTCCCTGCACCCTAGGCAGTGTCCTTGTGCTCTTAAGTGGGTCCCTGCACCCTTGAGTGGTCTCTGTGCCCTTGGTGGGGGTCTTGGCATCTtgggggggctgtgggggtCTCCATGTTGTGTGGGAGTGTCCCTCTGTGTCCTGGGGAGGGTCTCTGCACCCTTGGGAACAGCCAAGGGGGTGTCTCCATGTCCTGGAGGGGGGGCCCCTGCATCCTGAGGGAGGTgtcctggggtggggggggttcCTTGCACCCTTGAGGGGGTCCTCAGGCCCATGGGGGGGGTCTCTTCATCCTGGGAGGATccctggttgggttttggtttggggggggtttcCCTGCACCCTTGTGGAGGGTTCTTGCATTCTGGGGAGGGTCTCTGCACCCCTGAGGGGGGTCCCTGTGGCCTGGGGGAGTCCTTGGGCTTTTGTGGGGGGAGTGGGAGTCCCTGCACCCTTTGAGGGGTCCCTGCACCCTGGGGAGCATCCCTGTAGTCCTTGGTGGGGGGGTCCCAACGCAGCTGGGAGGCATCCCCACGTGCTGAGGGGGAGATTCCTGCACCCTGAGGCAGGTCTCTATCCTGGGTGTGGTGTCCCCAGACCCTCGTGGGGGCGCCCTGTGCCCAGccgtgcccctgtgcccccaggACCGTGGTGATGCCCATTGCCAACGAGTTCTCCCCGGAcgtggtgctggtctctgccgGCTTCGACGCCGTCGAGGGTCACCTGTCCCCCCTGGGTGGCTACTCTGTCACTGCCAAGTGTGAGTGGGGCTCCGGGGGGTGGCCCTAGGGTGGACACCTCGAGCTAAGCTGCTTGTCacacccccgcccccccccccccccccacatctgcagctcagcccttgGTGCCCCCCAGGTTTCGGGCACTTGACCAAGCAGCTGATGATGCTGGCGGGGGGCAGGGTGGTGCTGGCCCTGGAGGGGGGACATGACCTGACAGCCATCTGCGACGCCTCCGAGGCCTGTGTGTCTGCACTGCTCGGCCTGGAGGTATGGGGGcacccctgggcaccccctCCCCCTGAGGACCCCCCCTCGGCACCCCTCGGGGCGCATTGCGGTGCTCATCCTGCTCCGTGCCTCAGTCTCCCCTGGGGTGATGGAGCCTACTCAGGGCTccgctgctgtccccagcctgggggGAGGCTGGTGGCAGGTTTGGGGGTCTTGATGGTTTCACCCCCACAGCTGGAGCCCCTGGATCcgtccctgctgcagcagaagcccaacGTGAACGCTGTGGCCACGCTGGAGAAGGTCATCGAGATCCAGAGTGAGTCTTGCCCGGGGCCGGCGCCGGCAAAGCCTGGGGGGGACACCAGGGCTGGGCTGACCtcagtggctctctgctgctatGGTGGGGGGGGTACTGGGGACTGTCCTTGCTCTGGGGGGGCCTGGGGCGTCTGCAGGGCTGCCACTGAGGTCCTAGGGGGGGTGTCACTGGCATTGTCCCTGTTGTGGTGAGTCTCAGGAGGGTCCCCAGCTGTGGGTGACACAAGGAGTCCCTTGGGTCCCCTTGGGctgtccctgccatgggggTCTCAGGAGGGTCccctggggctgtccctgccgTGGGGATCTCAGGAGGGTCtcctggggctgtccctgccgTGGGGGTCTCAGGAGGGTCccctggggctgtccctgccatgggggTCTCAGGACGGTCCCCTTGGGCTGTCCCTGCCGTGGGGATCTCAGGAGGGTCccctggggctgtccctgccgTGGGGGTCTCAGTAGGGTCccctggggctgtccctgccgTGGGGATCTCAGGAGGGTCccctggggctgtccctgccgTGGGGGTCTCAGGAGGGTCccctggggctgtccctgccgTGGAGGTCTCAGGAGGGTCccctggggctgtccctgccgTGGGGGTCTCAGGAGGGTCCCCTGGGGCTGTCCTTGCCATGGGGATCTCAGGAGGGTCCCTACGTCTGTCCCGTCAGTGGGTGCCACAGGGAGTCCCTTGAGCCCTCCATCAGGGGGGTTCTCTGGATCCCCTTGGGCCGTCCCTCCCACGAGGAGGGTCCCACGGGTGCCGCCCGGGGCTGTCGTTGCCGCGGGGGCGTCGCCGCGGCCGTGCCCAGCCGTGCCGGTGCCCGCAGGCCAGCACTGGGGCTCCGTGAAGCGCTTCGCGGCCGCCGTGGGCTGCTCCTTGCTGGAGGCGCAGAagggggaggcagaggaggcagagacGGTGACAGCCATGGCCCTGCTGTCCGTGGGGGCCGAGCAGGGCGGCGCCGACCCACGGCCCAGGTATGGCCCGGCCTGGCACTCAGCCTGGCACCCGGCCTGGCAGCGAGGGCAGAGGTGGCCCCAGGGCTGTGCATGGAGCCCTGTGTGCCCCTGGGGGACACacaaatgtcccttcaggtctGCATGGAGCCCTGTGTGCCCCTGGGGGGGGTGACACAAATGTTCCTGGGGGGGTCTGCATGGAGCCCTGTGTGCTCCTGGGGGACACACAAatgtccctgggggtctgcaCGCAGCCCCATGTGCCCCCCTCCCATTGGCATGCCCCCTCCTGAGGCCATCaagccccagggctggcactgccgTGGCTGGGGTGGGCTCTGGCTTCAGCCGCacctggggagggcagggaagggctgctCCGGGCAGGGTCTGGCCCCCACTCAGCACTACTCTGCCCCCCCGGCCAGGCCAGCAGAGGAGCCAATGGAGGCTGAACCCACGCTGTGAGCCCACCGTGGGCCCCCCCGGAGGAGACTCTTGTcagagatggggaaaaaaaaacaacctcggAGAGTgaggagaaaacagagaaagcagaaagagttCACGGCGGAGGGAGAGcaaagggaaggagcagaggcaAAGCCGCAGcccgggggggggcagggacaagaggaaaatattttctttttctattaaaaagaggagaaaaaaagacacaaaaaacCCCCCCGAGAGTCCTCTCGGAGCGCAGCTCCGCGCAGTGCCCGCAGCCGCGTCCCGGTGCAGCATCAGCTCCGCCCgcgctcagcttcagctccccccgcgcctgccctgccctgccccctccccacccccccagcgcCTCTCTAGTTTTTACCCCCCCCTGTTTtatcttttccccctcccctgtcCCTGGCTCTGGAATctctccccccccagctcccctccccctccctctcctcccccaggGGGAATCTTTGTGCCTTTCAGTCAAGTTTTGGGGCTTTAGGTTTTGGTTTAATGCCTTAAATTTCCCTCGGAggttcttgggtttttttttgggggggggatctTAATTTTcctgggcgggggggggggtgggtaattTATTTTTGTggggttgagggtttttttattcCCTGTTTttaggaggaggggaaggagggagaggagccaCAGGAGGACAAAGCTCCCATCCCTGTGTCACTTGAGCCACCCTCAGCAGGGTCAAATTTTGTCCATTTTAAAGAGAAgtggaaagggaagaaggaaaaggaaagaaaaaaggaaataaataaagaaaaggagataaagaaagggaaaaaaaagagataaagaCCCGAAAAAGGAGGCAAAGAC is a window encoding:
- the HDAC5 gene encoding histone deacetylase 5 isoform X1, encoding MDPQSDAEGGSNPEPSLDLLSCTQLPAALPTPGPEGLAEARGVPEACAERRGPGLDAAARERQLQRELLALKQQQQLQKQLLFAEFQKQHEHLTRQHEVQLQKHLKQQQEALAARRQQELEQQRQRQEALEQQQRLEQLHALRTKDKSRESAIASTEVKLKLQEFLLSKTKEPAPGPPNHSLPQHPKCWAHHTSLDQSSPPQTGSPGTPPSYKLPALGTYDSRDDFPLRKTASEPNLKVRSRLKQKVTERRSSPLLRRKDGSVISACRRRALEVTVSSVCSSAPGSGPSSPNSSHSAIAENGFTGSVPNIPAEPRALALDGTGQLSLYTSPSLPNISLGLQATVTVTSSHLSASPKLSPQAEAERPGVATLRPGATLTGKFLSTSSIPGCLLGVALDGDPPAGPATLLQHVLLLEQARQQSALIAVPLHGQSPLVSGERVGSVRAVPKLPRHRPLSRTQSSPLPQSPQALPHGALQHHFLDKQQVQLGKLLPKSGELARPPPTHPEETEEELTEQQSPPPGDRVPPGPPLTIVSPDAGDPPEQRQEPEGCGGACEEPGEGGDEPEGPGGVSGVTELGASYKQVFPEAQLQLYPGPALGILALPHPALARTQSSPASAGIKPPVPDGPPKHLFTTGVVYDTFMLKHQCTCGNTNVHPEHAGRIQSIWSRLQETGLLGKCERIRGRKATLEEIQAVHSEHHTLLYGTSPLNRQKLDSKKLLGPISQKMYAVLPCGGIGVDSDTVWNEMHSSSAVRMAVGCLLELSFKVAAGEIKNGFAIIRPPGHHAEESTAMGFCFFNSVAISAKLLQQKLSVGRILIVDWDIHHGNGTQQAFYSDPDVLYISLHRYDDGNFFPGSGAPEEVGSGLGVGYNINIAWTGGVDPPIGDVEYLTAFRTVVMPIANEFSPDVVLVSAGFDAVEGHLSPLGGYSVTAKCFGHLTKQLMMLAGGRVVLALEGGHDLTAICDASEACVSALLGLELEPLDPSLLQQKPNVNAVATLEKVIEIQSQHWGSVKRFAAAVGCSLLEAQKGEAEEAETVTAMALLSVGAEQGGADPRPRPAEEPMEAEPTL
- the HDAC5 gene encoding histone deacetylase 5 isoform X3; the encoded protein is MDPQSDAEGGSNPEPSLDLLSCTQLPAALPTPGPEGLAEARGVPEACAERRGPGLDAAARERQLQRELLALKQQQQLQKQLLFAEFQKQHEHLTRQHEVQLQKHLKQQQEALAARRQQELEQQRQRQEALEQQQRLEQLHALRTKDKSRESAIASTEVKLKLQEFLLSKTKEPAPGPPNHSLPQHPKCWAHHTSLDQSSPPQTGSPGTPPSYKLPALGTYDSRDDFPLRKTASEPNLKVRSRLKQKVTERRSSPLLRRKDGSVISACRRRALEVTVSSVCSSAPGSGPSSPNSSHSAIAENGFTGSVPNIPAEPRALALDGTGQLSLYTSPSLPNISLGLQATVTVTSSHLSASPKLSPQAEAERPGVATLRPGATLTGKFLSTSSIPGCLLGVALDGDPPAGPATLLQHVLLLEQARQQSALIAVPLHGQSPLVSGERVGSVRAVPKLPRHRPLSRTQSSPLPQSPQALPHGALQHHFLDKQQLLPKSGELARPPPTHPEETEEELTEQQSPPPGDRVPPGPPLTIVSPDAGDPPEQRQEPEGCGGACEEPGEGGDEPEGPGGVSGVTELGASYKQVFPEAQLQLYPGPALGILALPHPALARTQSSPASAGIKPPVPDGPPKHLFTTGVVYDTFMLKHQCTCGNTNVHPEHAGRIQSIWSRLQETGLLGKCERIRGRKATLEEIQAVHSEHHTLLYGTSPLNRQKLDSKKLLGPISQKMYAVLPCGGIGVDSDTVWNEMHSSSAVRMAVGCLLELSFKVAAGEIKNGFAIIRPPGHHAEESTAMGFCFFNSVAISAKLLQQKLSVGRILIVDWDIHHGNGTQQAFYSDPDVLYISLHRYDDGNFFPGSGAPEEVGSGLGVGYNINIAWTGGVDPPIGDVEYLTAFRTVVMPIANEFSPDVVLVSAGFDAVEGHLSPLGGYSVTAKCFGHLTKQLMMLAGGRVVLALEGGHDLTAICDASEACVSALLGLELEPLDPSLLQQKPNVNAVATLEKVIEIQSQHWGSVKRFAAAVGCSLLEAQKGEAEEAETVTAMALLSVGAEQGGADPRPRPAEEPMEAEPTL